A genome region from Brassica oleracea var. oleracea cultivar TO1000 chromosome C2, BOL, whole genome shotgun sequence includes the following:
- the LOC106326343 gene encoding uncharacterized protein LOC106326343, whose protein sequence is MFFNSGDLGYQGIKETVDLGFDGSQEGFVIHQIEGFGEYPKRRQIYDCEIGVDLDVVWSIEKVYRTLERGDMEELYHSMSLEGSDLWSKEVKGVSFLGKSCSGFKEFYFINGSRRLRRINLVARLGSS, encoded by the exons ATGTTTTTCAATTCCGGGGATTTGGGATATCAAGGGATAAAGGAAACAGTGGATCTAGGGTTTGATGGTTCTCAAGAGGGATTTGTTATTCATCAGATCGAGGGATTTGGGGAGTACCCAAAAAGAAGGCAGATTTATGATTGCGAGATCGGGGTGGATTTGGATGTTGTTTGGAGTATTGAGAAAGTGTACAGAACTCTGGAACGAGGGGATATGGAGGAGCTATATCATTCAATGAGTTTGGAAGGCTCGGATCTTTGGTCTAAGGAAGTCAAAG GCGTATCCTTCTTAGGAAAGTCTTGCTCTGGGTTCAAAGAATTTTACTTCATCAATGGTTCACGGAGATTACGTCGTATCAATTTGGTGGCTCGCTTAGGATCTTCATGA